TGGAGCACATAGTCAGGCAGGAAATACCGGTTAAAGCAGCTGAGAAGAAAGCCACGGCGGATAAGAAGCACGGAGACGCTGAGGTTCTGTCTCTGACTGAGTATCAAACCAAAAAAATGCTTGGCGAATATGGCATAGCAGTGCTCCGAGGCGGTTTAGCGACGTCCTTGGAAGAAGCTGTAAACTTAGGGTCTCAGATTGATTATCCGGTTGTTTTGAAAGTGATGTCCCCGCAAATTGCCCATAAAACCGACGCGGGGTTGGTAATTCTGGGCATAAAGAATGAGCAGGAACTAACGGATAACTACAACACGATTTTGGAACGCGCCAAGAAAAGCTTTCCCACGGCGGCAATTGAAGGAGTGCTGGTTGAGAAAATGGTGGAGAAGCCGGTAGCCGAAGTGATATTGGGCATTAAATACGACATTACCTTTGGCCCGGTGATCATCTTTGGTCTGGGTGGAATTTTCGTTGAGGTTTTGGGTGATGTGGCCAGGCGGGTGCTGCCCTTAACAAGAGAGGAAGCTTTGGCAATGCTTGCTTCGATCAAGGCCTATCCCTTGCTCAACGGCTACAGAGGAAAGCCGCAAGGTAATCTTGACGCCTTAGTGGACATGATTTTAAATTTATCCCGCTTCGCCATAGAGCAACAGGATAATTTTAAGGAAATGGATATTAACCCGGTTTTTGTGATGCCTGAAGGCCAAGGCGTTATTTGCGGCGACGCCTTGCTTATACCTCGTTGATGAAGGTTTGATGGAAATTCTTTTGATTAAATCTGGGTGCCGAGAAGAACGGAATAGGTGCAAATTGAATAGGGAGGAACATCTATGAAAAAGCTTTGGTCAATGGTTTTGGTGATGATGTTGATTGTCAGTTTAGTAGGATGCGGGACAACAAATACGGCAAAAGATGCACCAAAAGATGCAGTAGAGCAACAGGGCGGTGAATTAAAGGTTGGCGTTATTTTACCCATGAGCGGCAATATGGCTTTGCTGGGAAACGAAATTTATGATGCCATCAACATTGCCGCTGAGATGAAGAATAAACAGGGCGGAGTCAATGGTAAAAAGATTGTGCTCGCCAAGTCTGATGCACCTGATGCCAGTGCCGGTTCAACTCAGGCGAACCGTCTTGTGAATACAGAAAATATCAAACTGATTGTCGGAACCTATTCAAGCGGTATTGCCGCCGCCGCCATCCCGGTTGCCATGCGCGCCAATGCTTCTTATATTGAGGTAAATGCCGTGGCGGACGAAATTACGGAGCAAGGTTATAAATACATTTGGCGGAGTGTGGCTACGGCCAATATGATGGGTTCCACGGCGTCCAAATTCGCTGCTGAGTATTTGGTTCCTCAGTTGAACACCACCAAGGAAGAACTTAGAGTTGCGATTATCCATGAAGATTCATCATGGGGAACATCGGTCAGCAATGGAGTGCGGGAGACGGCTAAGGCTAATGGGTTGAATATTGTCTGCGATGAAGGCTATAGCGCGAAATCCAATGACCTGTCCCCAATTATCCTGAAATTAATTGATGCCAAACCGGATGTAGTGATCGCTTCTTCCTATATTGCCGATGCAATGCTTCTGCAAAAGCAGGCTCAACAGTTTAACTTCCGGCCTAAAGCTTGGGTCGGTACCAGTGCAGGGCATGCCCTGAGTGATTATGGTGCAAGTTTAGGTGCCGCCAGCGAAGGAATATTTGTGGCCGATCTTCCGGGAATTGTTAATGACAAAGCTTTGGATGAGGATGCCATTAAACTTAAGAATGACTTCTTAGCGGAATGGAACAGTAGTCATAACAAAGCTGTCACAGGGCTAAGTATGGGAGCATTTACCGGAGCCTGGGCGTTCTTCAATGATGTTTTACCCCAGTGTAAAACTTTTGATGCCGAAGAAATACGCGGTATTTATTTTAATTTGGATAAACCCACAGGCAGTATGTCTGACGGAATGGGCGTGAAATATGATTCAACAGGTCAAAACGAACGGGCCTATATTGCCATTGAGCAATGGCAAGGTGGCGCTCTGGAAGCTGTTTGGCCGGAAAATATTGCGACAAAGCAGCCCAATAGCATTCCCTTGCCAGCGTATAAATAAGTACTTTTGGTTTGAGTGAGAAGGTTACAGGTGGTCACTAAAAAAGTGATCGCCTGTAAATTCCACGGCAATATCGGACAAGCAACTATATTACCGTTTTATTTGTGAAAGGGGGAACGACTTTGTTCTTGCAGAACTTGGTTAACGGGATTCTTATTGGCGGCATGTATGGGTTAGCTGCATGCGGGCTTTCCTTGATTTTCGGTGTGATGAACATTGTTAATTTTGCTCACGGCGAATTTCTCATGCTGGCCATGTATATTACCTACTTCGCCACAACTTATTTGGGCATTGATCCACTGCTTTCGATCCTTATTTCGATCCCCATCATGGTGCTCTTCGGATTGTTTATTGAACGCGTTCTCATTGCCCGTATTATCAACAGCAGCAACATGGCGCAAATATTTCTTACGGTAGGGCTGGGAATGGTCTTAACCAATCTGGCCTTGGTTACGATTGGCGGTAATTATCTGTCAACTACCGTAGCCTACGCCTCGGAATCCTTTAAGTTAGGGAACTTAATGTTTGCCAAAGCCAATGTGCTGACCTTTGTGATTACAATCGCCACCTTTGGGCTGGTATCGCTTTTGCTCAGATATACCCTCATCGGGAAGGCCATCCGCTCTGTTTCCCAGGACCGGAATACGGCCCAATTGATGGGTGTAAACACCAAGGTGCTGTATTCGGTGGCCTTTGGTTTGGGCATGGTGATGGTGGCAATTTCGGGGAGCCTCTTGTCAATTATGTATCCGGTTAGCCCCACCATAGGCAGTCACTTTGTTGTCCTCTGTTTTGTGGTTGTCGTTTTGGGAGGAATGGGCAGTTTGCCGGGAGCTCTGATCGGCGGAATGATCGTAGGCGTGTTTGAAGCCATGTGCGGCTATTATGTCAGCATTGGGTGGAAAGATGCGGTGCCTTTCCTGATTCTGATCATTCTCCTTATTGTCAGGCCTCAGGGTATTTTTGGTGACCGGACATAGAAAACGATGGATTAAGGTGATGGAGGGATAACTTTGCGAGATAAAAAAATAGGGATCATGATTTTGGTATTTGCTGCTCTATGTCTGATAACAGGATCCATCAAAAATATGTTTTTGCTGGACATTATTGTGATGACCTGTATATGGGCATTTGCCTCACAGGCCTGGAATATTGCCGGTGGTTATTCAGGGCAGTTTTCGCTGGGGCATTGTGGTTTTTTTGGTATAGGGGCTTACGCATCAACCATTTTATATATGAATTTTGGCTTGTCTCCTTGGATCGGGTTGATCATCGGAGGTTTGCTTGCGGGAGTTTTGGGGGGCCTCTATTCAGGAATATGCAATAAGTTATCCGGGCACTTCTTTAGTTTGGCAACTCTCGCTATGGGTCAAATTCTGTATATCGCTTCCATTCAGTTGAAATCTATTACCAAAGGCTCCATGGGGATCATCATTCCCTTTCAGGAGAGCATGGCGAACATGATTTTCTCAAACCGCGCAACCTATGGGATTATCATTTTGATCATGTTACTGTTTTTAACGCTGTTTACCTACTCCATGCAAAAAAGCAGATACGGATACTTTTTATATGCCATACGGGACAATGAACGGGCTGCTCTTTCTTTAGGGGTCAGAGGACAGCAATTGAAAATCGCCAGTTTTGCCATAAGTGCTTTTTTCACAGCCATCGCCGGCTCTTTCTATGCCCAGTATATTCTCTTTATTGAACCTGACAGCACGATGGTGATGGCTGTAGCGGTTCAGATTGCGACCATCGCCATCATCGGCGGAACAGGAACCTATGTAGGGCCATTGTTGGGAGCCTCTGTCTTAATACCCCTCAGCATGGTTCTCAGAGCACAGCTCAACACGATATCAGGTCTGGACACCCTGATCTACGGGTTGGTTCTCATTTTTGTGGTGATATTCCTTCCCGATGGATTGCTTCCACTGATTTTGAAGATCTTCAAAAAGCGTTCCCAAAAGGAAGTGAAGGAGGAAGCGATTTGCAATGCTGAAGTGTAGCAGTGTTTCAGTTTCATTTGGCGGCTTAAAAGCAGTCGATGATGTCAGTTTTAATGTCAAAAAGAATGAGATTCTGGGTATGATCGGACCTAACGGTGCCGGCAAGACGACTTTATTTAATGCCATTTGCGGAGATGTCAGAAATGCCGGGGGAGAAATAATTTTTGAAGGGAAGAGCCTGTCAAACCTGACCAAGGATTTAAGATGCCGGCAAGGTATAGCCCGCACGTTTCAAATCCCCCAGCTTTTCGAAAATTTATCGGTTAGAGAAAATGTCTTGATTGGCGCCCTGTGCAAGGAATCACAGATGTCAGAAGCCCTGGCGGTTACGGAAAGAGTATTGCGTTCGGTAAAAATTGAGAAACTGGCCGATCTTTATCCTGATGTGTTGACCATAGGCCAGAGAAAAAGCCTGGAGTTGGCCAGGGCCTTGGCAACACAGCCTGATCTGATCTTGCTGGACGAGATCATGGGCGGTCTTCATGTCAATGAAGTTGAGGAAACGGTTGCCTTATTAAAAGAAATAAGGCAGCAGGGAGTCACGGTATTTTTGATCGAACATGTGATTAGCGCTGTGGTGTCCTTGTGCGATCGAGTGGTTGTGATGAATCAAGGCAAATTGATTGCGGAAGGCACAGCTGCTGAAGTTATGTCTGACCATGAGGTAATCGATGCTTATTTAGGGAGGGAAGACGATGCTTAATCTATCAAATGTTGACGTCATGTACGGAAAATTTGTAGCGGTGAAAAATGTATCGATGCGGGTGAACGAAGGGGAGATCGTGGCTTTGATCGGTTCAAATGGAGCCGGAAAAAGTACCTTATTAAAATCAATATCCGGGTTGTGCACTGACCTCAATGGTGAAATTGTGTTTAAAGATGAGAAGATGAGATGCTGTAAATGCCATGAAAAGATCAGCCGGGGAATCGTTCATGTTCCCGAAGGCAGAAAGCTTTTTCCCAAGCTGACCGTGATGGAAAACCTGCAAATGGGTGCCTATTCGAAATGCGCGAGAAAAGAAGCCAAGAATACGATCAAAAGAGTGTTTGAGCTCTTCCCGCGTTTAGAGGAAAGGAAGCATCAGCTGGCAGGGTCGATGAGCGGCGGTGAACAGCAGATGTGCGCTATCGGCAGAGGGATGATGGGACTGCCCAAGCTGCTTTTGCTGGATGAACCCAGCCTTGGTCTGGCTCCGAAACTGGTTAAGACGGTATTTGAAACCATCAAGAAGATCAATGATGATGGGATCACAATTTTGCTGGCGGAACAAAATACGACTATGAGTTTGAAATATTCGGATCGGTTTTATATTCTTGAAAACGGCACCATCGTGAATGAGCAAAGCAAGGATTCTATGGCTGATGATTCCGCAATCAGGGAGAAATACTTTGGTCTGGTGTAAGATTCCGGACGTGTGGCTATAAACTAAACAGGCTCATTGTTGTGTGTATACAAACTATATATGGGAACCAGGAATTGCTTGTTCAATAGACCAAAATACCTCATTTTAAGGGAGGAGGTCTGCCGTTTCACCTGAAGATCATCAACTTGGAAAAATTTTTATCCATACCCTCTGGAGCATGGGGGGCTGGTGGAAGAGCTATAGAGCCGGCTTAAAACCCCATTATATAAAAAATGTAGCGTCAGTTGGCATGCAATTTGCTATATAGTTGATCAACAGATTGCGAAGTGGACAGTTTGACTGATAGTTTCGCTAGAGCTGCATGAGGAGATAGGGAGGTGGTGGAATGCTGACAGTAACCGAATTTGCTTTAAAGAAGTTAAGCGAGTTTAAAGGTGACAGCAATCAGCCGATCAGGCTGGAAAGAGCCATAAGTGGGTGCTGATCAGTAGCTCCAGAGATCAGGTTGATCTTAAGCGAAGTAAAAGAGAATGATGAGATTTTGGAAATCGGCGGGATTACCTTTGTGGTTGATAAGAAGTTTATGAGAGTGGTAACTCCGATTAAGGTTGACTATAAGATCAAAATAACCGGAAGAGGTTTTGTTATCACTTATGGAGAGAACGCTTGAAATGTTTAAATCCCTGATAAGGGTTGGTTAAAAATCTAATTAACCATTAAAAAGGAGGAAGAAAAAATGGAATTAGCGACTAAATTAAACTCACGCACAGTGGATGAAGAGAGGGTGCAAAGACTTAAAAGTTATTTACTGGATGCACCACAAAAGGTAGATACTGAGCGGCTTAAGCTGTTGGCGGAAATTTACCCCAAATTAGATGGTCATACCGCCATTGTCAGAAGAGCCAAGCTGCTGGACTACATTTTGAAGAATAAGACACTTTATATTGATGATAACTTTTTCGTCGGCAGCGTAACCCAATATGTTTGCGGAGTGTATCCCTATCCTGAGTGGAATTGCGATTGGATGAAGGATAAAGAAGGGAAAGCCGTAAGCCATTTGGGTGAAATGGAAATCACTGCTGAAGACCGGGTGATTTTTGAAGAAATCGTTAAATATTGGGACGAGCGTAGCATCTACCCCAATGCCAACAGGCTTTTTGAGGAAGTTTACGGCTACAGTTCCCTGCCGGCTCAGGATACCGGTCTGTTTTATGATGGCAACTCCTGGCCGGCCGGAGGCGGGACCATGAATTACAACCGGATTCTCACCCAAGGCGCCCGTGGCATTATTGATGAAGCCAGGGAACGGATGAGCAAGCTGGAAGTTAATGCTGCCAACACTCCGAAGAGAAGTTTTTACGAAGCCGTGATTATCACCATGAACGCGATGATCAATCTGTCCCATCGCTATGCGGAACTGGCACGCAAGAAAGCGGCAGAAGAGAAGAGTTACGAACGGCGCCAGGAATTGTTGGAGATCGCTGAAATATGTGAAGTTGTACCCGAATACCCGGCACGCACATTTAAAGAAGCCCTGCAAAGTTTCCTGCTGACACACCTGGTCCTGGAAATCGAAGTAACCG
The window above is part of the Desulfitobacterium chlororespirans DSM 11544 genome. Proteins encoded here:
- a CDS encoding ABC transporter substrate-binding protein encodes the protein MKKLWSMVLVMMLIVSLVGCGTTNTAKDAPKDAVEQQGGELKVGVILPMSGNMALLGNEIYDAINIAAEMKNKQGGVNGKKIVLAKSDAPDASAGSTQANRLVNTENIKLIVGTYSSGIAAAAIPVAMRANASYIEVNAVADEITEQGYKYIWRSVATANMMGSTASKFAAEYLVPQLNTTKEELRVAIIHEDSSWGTSVSNGVRETAKANGLNIVCDEGYSAKSNDLSPIILKLIDAKPDVVIASSYIADAMLLQKQAQQFNFRPKAWVGTSAGHALSDYGASLGAASEGIFVADLPGIVNDKALDEDAIKLKNDFLAEWNSSHNKAVTGLSMGAFTGAWAFFNDVLPQCKTFDAEEIRGIYFNLDKPTGSMSDGMGVKYDSTGQNERAYIAIEQWQGGALEAVWPENIATKQPNSIPLPAYK
- a CDS encoding ABC transporter ATP-binding protein, coding for MLKCSSVSVSFGGLKAVDDVSFNVKKNEILGMIGPNGAGKTTLFNAICGDVRNAGGEIIFEGKSLSNLTKDLRCRQGIARTFQIPQLFENLSVRENVLIGALCKESQMSEALAVTERVLRSVKIEKLADLYPDVLTIGQRKSLELARALATQPDLILLDEIMGGLHVNEVEETVALLKEIRQQGVTVFLIEHVISAVVSLCDRVVVMNQGKLIAEGTAAEVMSDHEVIDAYLGREDDA
- a CDS encoding branched-chain amino acid ABC transporter permease codes for the protein MFLQNLVNGILIGGMYGLAACGLSLIFGVMNIVNFAHGEFLMLAMYITYFATTYLGIDPLLSILISIPIMVLFGLFIERVLIARIINSSNMAQIFLTVGLGMVLTNLALVTIGGNYLSTTVAYASESFKLGNLMFAKANVLTFVITIATFGLVSLLLRYTLIGKAIRSVSQDRNTAQLMGVNTKVLYSVAFGLGMVMVAISGSLLSIMYPVSPTIGSHFVVLCFVVVVLGGMGSLPGALIGGMIVGVFEAMCGYYVSIGWKDAVPFLILIILLIVRPQGIFGDRT
- a CDS encoding branched-chain amino acid ABC transporter permease yields the protein MRDKKIGIMILVFAALCLITGSIKNMFLLDIIVMTCIWAFASQAWNIAGGYSGQFSLGHCGFFGIGAYASTILYMNFGLSPWIGLIIGGLLAGVLGGLYSGICNKLSGHFFSLATLAMGQILYIASIQLKSITKGSMGIIIPFQESMANMIFSNRATYGIIILIMLLFLTLFTYSMQKSRYGYFLYAIRDNERAALSLGVRGQQLKIASFAISAFFTAIAGSFYAQYILFIEPDSTMVMAVAVQIATIAIIGGTGTYVGPLLGASVLIPLSMVLRAQLNTISGLDTLIYGLVLIFVVIFLPDGLLPLILKIFKKRSQKEVKEEAICNAEV
- a CDS encoding ABC transporter ATP-binding protein, translating into MLNLSNVDVMYGKFVAVKNVSMRVNEGEIVALIGSNGAGKSTLLKSISGLCTDLNGEIVFKDEKMRCCKCHEKISRGIVHVPEGRKLFPKLTVMENLQMGAYSKCARKEAKNTIKRVFELFPRLEERKHQLAGSMSGGEQQMCAIGRGMMGLPKLLLLDEPSLGLAPKLVKTVFETIKKINDDGITILLAEQNTTMSLKYSDRFYILENGTIVNEQSKDSMADDSAIREKYFGLV